GCCGCTCCAGTCCGCAGATTGCGCAGATCGCGCAGATTGTTCTTCTGCGTGATCCGCGCAATCTGCGGATTGTCGTTTCATCGAGCCCGCGCCCGATGCTCATCCTCCTCTCGAACTCCCGCGATCCGCAGGGTCGCTATCTCCATCACTGTCGCGACGTACTGGCCGAGCTGCTGAAGGGGGTGAAGCGCGTCACGTTCGTGCCGTACGCGAGCGTCGTCGCGCCGTGGGACGACTACATGGCGAAGCTGCGCGACGCGCTCGCGCCGATCGGCGTCGGCGTCGACGGCGTGCACCGCGCCGAGTACGCGGCGCAGGCGATCCGCGATGCGGAGGCGATCGCGGTCGGGGGCGGGAACACGTTCCACCTGCTCCAGCACCTGCAGGAGTCGGGGGCGCTCGACGCGCTGCGCGAGCGAGCGCTCGCCGGCGTGCCGTACTTCGGGTGGAGCGCCGGCGCGGTCATCGCCGGGCCCACCATCCGCACGACGAACGACATGCCGATCGTCGAGCCGCCTAACGGCCTCGGCGCGCTCGGGCTCGTGCCGTTCCAGATCAACGCGCACTTCACCGACCTGCACCCGCGCGGCTTCCAGGGGGAGACGCGCCGCGAGCGGCTCGCCGAGTTCCTCGTGGCGAATCCGACGCTCGCGGTCGTCGGCCTGCCCGAGGGGGACTGGCTCCGCGTCGACGGCGACGCCGTGACGCTCGAGGGGCCGCACGAGGCCGTGCTGTTCCGCGACGGCGAGCCGGCGGCCGCGCTGCCGAGCGGCGTGCGCGTGGACCGCGTGCTCGCGGGCACCGTGGCGACGACGCCCTCGGTGCCGCGCCCGCGCGGGCTGCTCGCGCGGCTGCGCGGTGCCTAACGCTCGGCGAGCCGCCGGACGGCCGACCGGTGCACCGCCGGCGTCTCCGCGGCGGCGTCGACGTCGAAGCAGAGATCGTGGATGATGCCGTCGCGCAGGCCGTAGATCCACGCGTGCACCGAAAGCTCCTGCCCGCGCTCCCACGCGTCCCGCACGACCGTCGTCTCGCACACGTTGTACGCCTGCTCCAGCACGTTCAGCTCGCACAGCCGGTCGTGGCGCGCGTCGTCCGGCGTGGCGTCGACGAGCGCGCGGTGCTTCTGGTGCACGTCCTGGATGTGGCGGAGCCAGTTCTCGATGAGGCCGAGCTTCGTCGACTCGAGCGCGGCCCGCACGCCGCCGCAGCCGTAGTGGCCGACGACCATGATGTGCCGGACCTTCAGCACGTCGACGGCGAACTGCAGCACGGAGAGACAGTTGAGGTCCGTGTGCACGACGACGTTCGCGACGTTGCGGTGCACGAACAGCTCGCCGGGGAGCAGGTCGACGATCTCGTTCGCCGGCACGCGGCTGTCGGAGCAGCCGATCCACAGGTAGCGCGGCGCCTGCTGCGCGGCGAGGCGCGCGAAGAACTCGGGGTCGCGCGCGGTGACGCGGGCGGCCCAGGCGCGGTTGTTGTCGAACAGGTCGGTCGGGACTGGCATCGGGCTCGATGAGGCGGTTCCGACGGGGTGCCGGTGCGGCGGTTCCGATACGGCGGTTCCGATACGGCGGTTCTGGTGCAGCGGGAGGGGCCGGTGCACCGGGGCGAACCGGCGGGGGCCGATGAAGCGGGGCCGTGATGGCGACACTGTGTGCTGCCGACCACGCAGCATCGGCCCCGCAGCATGGCACCCGCACCTCGGCCCGCAGCACCGACCCCTCCCGCTGCATCGGAACCGTATCAGGGGAACCGCCCCATCGGAACCGCCCCATCGGAACCGCCCCACCGAGATGCAGGGTGCGACTAGATTTCCGGCCCCGTCCGGGGTGCCCGGGAAAGGGAATCCACGCCGAACCGCATTCCAGATGCACGTCCAGTACGTCGCCGTCTGCGACCACGTCCTCGTCGGGGCCGACGGCAAGCCGTCGCTCATCGGGGTCTTCAGCGACATCCAGGCGCCGCAGGTGCCCGTCACGCTCCCGCGGCTCGCGTTCGCGGCGCGTCTCCTGTTCACCGCCGACGAGGCGGGGAAGACTTACAAGATCGAGGTCGTCATCACCGATCCGAAGGGCAACGAGATCGCGCGGCCGGGCGGCGAGATCAGCGTCCCGCAGGCGCCGATCGGCATCGACTCGCTCGCCGCCGACCTGCCGATGCTGTTCGACATGTTCGGCCTCCCCGACTACGGCCGCTACACGTTCATGCTCACCGTCGACGGCAAGCCGACCGCGGGCGTGCAGGTCGCGGTGCGGCAGGCGCCCGCCATTCAGTGAGTCGCTGCGTGGCTGGGTAGCTGCGTAGCTGCGTGGCTGCGTGGCTGCGTGGCTGCGTAGCGTCGGCGTGTTCACGCAGCCACGCAGCCACGCAGCAGCCGTTAGGCCGGCCGCCAGCCGCGCCGCAGCCGTTCCACCTCGCGCTCCGCCGCGCGCCTAACGGCGTCCGCCACCACGGGGCCGGGAAGGCCCACCAGCGCGGCGGGGTGCAGCGCGCGCCGCTCGCCGTCTGGGACGAGACGCTCCACGCGCGACCAGTCGCGCGGCGTCACGTGCGACAGCGGGATCAGCTCGTCGGCGCGCTCGCGGAGCCGGCGGAGCGCGCGCAGCGCGGCACCGACGCGCGCCGTCCACCCGGTGTCGCGCGCCGCCGCCGCCGGCTCCGCGGTCGCCGCCGCGCCGACGATCACCTCGCCGGTGGGACGCACGGCGTAGCGCAGCGTCCCGTCGCCGGGCGCCTCGTCGTACAGCGCCCACGCGTCGGGGTCCTCGAGATCCTCGGCCACGAAGATCGTGCGGCCGGTGAGCAGCGCGTGGTCGCGCATCGCCTCCAGCTCCACCGCGGGGATCGTCGATGCGTCGTGCACGAGCGCCGACGGCGCGCCGGCCGAGCGACGTCCCGCGGGACCGAGCCGCACCGCGCCGCCGCGCTCCACGCTGAAGGCGAGCGTCGCCGGATCGTCCGGACGCTCGGTCGCGAGCCGCCGGCCGCCCCCGGGCGGCTCCACGACGCCGAATACCGTGCGCCCCAGCCGGCGCGCGATCGCGCGCGCCACCGCCAGCTCGCTCTCGGGGATCTCGTCGTTAGGCACTCGGCAACGGCATGGGGAAGCGCGGTCGACGCCCGCAAGTTAGGATCGGGACGCGGGCCTGTCACCCGCCGTCACCTCCACCGCCGCACGCATGCGTCGCGCATCACACCTCGCGCTCGTCGCGCTCGCCGCGCTCACCGGTCGTGCAGCAGCGGCGCAGTCGCTGCCGCTCGCCGTCGGCGCGGGCGTCGATACCGTCGCGCGCGCGAGCCACGATGTGTTCGCGCGCTGGCGCAACTACCTGCGCGACCACGCCGACACGGCGCGCGCGAACGCGTACTGGACGGCCGACGAGCGCGCGCGCTGGCCCGCTCCGGACCTCGCGACGCCGTGGGTGGCGCCGGCGGGGAGCGCGTGGCCCGACCGCCTCGCCGCGACGATCGTCGACCTCGGGCCCGAGGTGCCCGGTGACACGACGACGTACGTCGTGCGCACGCTGTTCACGCGCGACGCGGTGCCCGTGGCGCTCGTGCGCGTGTACGCGGTGCGCGACGGCGCGCGGTGGGCGCTCGCGAACGCGCTGCCGCGTCTCACGCGCGACTGGACGCGTGTGGACGTCGGACAGGTGACGTTCGTCCATCCATCGTCGCACCGCTACGACTCCGCCGCCGCGCGCCGCGCCGCGCGCTTCGTGGACTCCGCGGCGGCGGCGACCGGCGCGCGCCCCACGAGACACGTGGAGGTCTACTTCGCGCCGTCGCCGCGCGAGATGGCGCGCGTGCTCGGCGCCGAGCTCGCGGTGCTGACGAACACCGGCCGCGTGTATCCCGAGAACGCGCTCGTCGTCGCGGGCTCGCCGACGGCGAGCGAGTGGAACCCGCACGATCTCGCGCACGTGGTGCTCGGCGCCGTCGCCGGACCGACGGGGCGGTGGTGGAGCGAGGGTGCCGCGACGTGGCTCGGCGGCCGGAGCGGCAAGGACTTCGCGCGCCTCGTGCGCGAGCTCGACGCGGATCTCGCGCGCAACCCCGCTCGCACGCTGGACAGCCTCGTCGCGCCGCACGCGTGGCGCGACAGCGCGTCGGCGACCGGCGCCGCGGTGCTCGTGCGGCTCGCGTTCGAGCGTGGCGGCCTCGATGCCGTGCGCGCGCTCGTCGCGACGCCGGCCGACTCGCCCGCGGACGTGCGACGGGCCGCCGCCCAGGTGTTGGGCGTGCGGCCCGACGACGTCGAACTGCTGTGGAGACGTGCGGTGCGCCGACTTACTTCTTCGGCGTGAGCGTCATCGTCTTGCCCTCCCACCCGAACTGCACGTTCGCGGCCTTCTCGAGCGCGGCGATCGCCTCGCGCGACGACTCGAGCGACGCCGTCATCGTGACCGGGCGCGCGAGGATCGACTGATCGGGCGTCTTGAACTCGAGGCCGTACCACCGCACGAGCTGCGGCAGCACCGCGCTGAGCTGGCGGTTGTTCACGACGAACTTCTTATCCGCCCACCCGAACGCCTCGCTCAGATCGGCGGCCGACGGCGTGGAGACCTGCCCGTCCTTCGTGACGGCGACGGCCTGGCCCGCGGCCGCGGTCTGGGTGGCGCCGGTGGAGAGCGACTTCACGTCCACGCTGCCCGAGCGCACGCGCACCGTGGTCGCCTGATCGCCGGGGTAGCTGCGCACGTCGAAGCTCGACGCGGCGGTGGCGGCGATCGACGCGTCACCGGCGCGCACGATGAGCGGGTGCTGCGGGCTCTCGGCGGCCACGGCGTCGAACGACGCGGAGCCGTCGAGGCGGACGGCGCGCATGCGCGGCCCGAAGTTGGGTGGGATGCGGATCTTCGTGTCGGCCCCGATGGTGACCTTGCTGCCGTCGTTCAGCGTCGTGCGCCCGCTCTGCGCGGCGAGCGTGCTGACGTTGCGGCCGTCGGGCGAGGCGAGCGCGCTCGTCACCGCCTGGTCGGCGCTCGCGCGGTCCATCCAGCGGAACGCGCCGAAGATGGCGACGGCGAGGATGACGGCGATGGCCGTCGGGAGCTGCCACGCGGGACGCTTCGCGAGCGCGGCGACGTGCGTCGCGGCGTCGTGGCGGAGCACGTCGTGCAGCTCGTCCTGCACCCTCGCGGACGGCGCATGGGTCGCGTGCAGCGCGGTGCTGACGTGCTGCCACGCATCGTCGAGCGTCACCGGCGCGGCGCTGCTGTGGGTGGTCGCGTGGTGCCCGTTGTTCGCGCCCCCCCCGAACCGGTGGGCGGCCGCACGGCGGCTCCGCTCGCGCGCGGCACCGGTCTTCACGGCGTCGAACAGGAACTCCTCGAGCGCTTCGGGCGTATCGATCGCCCCGCGCTCGCCCCACACTCGCACGAACGCGCCCTCGACGACCTTCGGCGCCGCGGCCCCGTCCTCGCCGAGCGCCGCGCTGGCCTGCTCCGTGAGAGGCTCGTAGCGCGCGCGGAAGACCTGTTCGAGTGCCCGCTCGTCGCCGAGTCGGAATCCGGTGAGCACGTCACGATCGATCGGCTGCATACCGGGCATGAGCACCTCCTGGAGGGTAAACGGACGGCGTGCCTCCTCGCACCACGTTGCATCGCGTTTCGCCAGACGCAAGAAGCCCGAACGCGAAAAATTTCATCAACTCTTAATCGACGACCTGCCGAGCCCGCATATTCGGCGCCGCGCCACCGCCTCTGTTCGCTTCACTGATGCCGAATCACCGTCCCAAACCGCGCCGCGTCCCGCCCGTCAGCCTCGCCCGCGCCCTCTCGAAGCTCGGCGTCTGCTCGCGCAGCGAGGGCGAGGCGCTCGTCACGGCGGGCCGCGTGCGGGTCGACGGCGTGGTGCGACGGGAGCCGTCGTTCCGGGTCGACCCGGGCCGCGCGGCGATCGAGGTGGACGGCCGCCCGGTCGGCGGGCGCCGCACGGTGTACCTCGCGCTGAACAAGCCGCGCGGCCTCGTCACGACGCGACACGACCCGCAGGGGCGCCCGACCGTCTACGACTGCCTCGACGACCCCGCGCTCCCGTTCCTCGCGCCGGTCGGGCGGCTCGATCGCGCGAGCGAGGGGCTGCTGCTGTTCACGAACGACACCCGCTGGGCGGCGCGGCTGCTCGACCCGGCGTCCCACGTCGACAAGGTCTACCACGTGCAGATCGACCGCCTGCCCGACGACGCGCTGCTCCGGTGCCTAACGGACGGCGTCGACGACGCGGGCGAGCGGCTGGCGGCGAAGGACGCCCAGGTGCTGCGCGCCGGCACGCGCACCGGCTGGCTCGTCGTGACGCTCGACGAGGGGCGCAACCGCCACATTCGACGACTGCTCGCCGTGCTCGGCGTCGAGGTCCGTCGGCTCGTGCGCGT
This DNA window, taken from Gemmatirosa kalamazoonensis, encodes the following:
- a CDS encoding DUF6941 family protein, with amino-acid sequence MHVQYVAVCDHVLVGADGKPSLIGVFSDIQAPQVPVTLPRLAFAARLLFTADEAGKTYKIEVVITDPKGNEIARPGGEISVPQAPIGIDSLAADLPMLFDMFGLPDYGRYTFMLTVDGKPTAGVQVAVRQAPAIQ
- a CDS encoding pseudouridine synthase, which codes for MPNHRPKPRRVPPVSLARALSKLGVCSRSEGEALVTAGRVRVDGVVRREPSFRVDPGRAAIEVDGRPVGGRRTVYLALNKPRGLVTTRHDPQGRPTVYDCLDDPALPFLAPVGRLDRASEGLLLFTNDTRWAARLLDPASHVDKVYHVQIDRLPDDALLRCLTDGVDDAGERLAAKDAQVLRAGTRTGWLVVTLDEGRNRHIRRLLAVLGVEVRRLVRVSIGPLTLGSLGKGAWRRLTAQEVDALEGR
- the can gene encoding carbonate dehydratase, which codes for MPVPTDLFDNNRAWAARVTARDPEFFARLAAQQAPRYLWIGCSDSRVPANEIVDLLPGELFVHRNVANVVVHTDLNCLSVLQFAVDVLKVRHIMVVGHYGCGGVRAALESTKLGLIENWLRHIQDVHQKHRALVDATPDDARHDRLCELNVLEQAYNVCETTVVRDAWERGQELSVHAWIYGLRDGIIHDLCFDVDAAAETPAVHRSAVRRLAER
- a CDS encoding FecR domain-containing protein, whose translation is MPGMQPIDRDVLTGFRLGDERALEQVFRARYEPLTEQASAALGEDGAAAPKVVEGAFVRVWGERGAIDTPEALEEFLFDAVKTGAARERSRRAAAHRFGGGANNGHHATTHSSAAPVTLDDAWQHVSTALHATHAPSARVQDELHDVLRHDAATHVAALAKRPAWQLPTAIAVILAVAIFGAFRWMDRASADQAVTSALASPDGRNVSTLAAQSGRTTLNDGSKVTIGADTKIRIPPNFGPRMRAVRLDGSASFDAVAAESPQHPLIVRAGDASIAATAASSFDVRSYPGDQATTVRVRSGSVDVKSLSTGATQTAAAGQAVAVTKDGQVSTPSAADLSEAFGWADKKFVVNNRQLSAVLPQLVRWYGLEFKTPDQSILARPVTMTASLESSREAIAALEKAANVQFGWEGKTMTLTPKK
- the pepE gene encoding dipeptidase PepE, translated to MLILLSNSRDPQGRYLHHCRDVLAELLKGVKRVTFVPYASVVAPWDDYMAKLRDALAPIGVGVDGVHRAEYAAQAIRDAEAIAVGGGNTFHLLQHLQESGALDALRERALAGVPYFGWSAGAVIAGPTIRTTNDMPIVEPPNGLGALGLVPFQINAHFTDLHPRGFQGETRRERLAEFLVANPTLAVVGLPEGDWLRVDGDAVTLEGPHEAVLFRDGEPAAALPSGVRVDRVLAGTVATTPSVPRPRGLLARLRGA